Within Corvus cornix cornix isolate S_Up_H32 chromosome Z, ASM73873v5, whole genome shotgun sequence, the genomic segment TGCTATATTAAAGTTCTTGAATATATTAAAGGAAGTGTTGTAAAATTTCAATTtctagggaaggaaaaaatactgcaacATACCATACCAGTACTTTTTCgctttatttctgtaaaataccTGCAAGAGGTAGTGATTATGCTGATAATGTATTGTGTGTTTCTCCTACATTTCTCGCTTTTAATGAAATTCACATTTGGCACTTTGTCTGTACTTCAAAAGGTTTTCCAGTTTGACTTACTGAGATTAAATGAGTATGccatctattttcttttttagtgtgggtttctgtttgtttggggttttttaggtttttttttcagtataatgGAAGATCTACACTCAGAACACTTTAAGACTTTTTGTATGAAATTTATGTGTCCTAGAGGGGTcttatttatttggtttcttAGCTACATCACTAATGTTGTGAGTCTGTAGATGAttacagcttttcctttggttAATCTTGAGTTTGTCTAGAAACCAAAATATGACATAAAGCAgataataacaacaaaaaatgtaacTGGCTAAATGATTTTGACTATTTTGGGATTTTGATTGGTGATTCATAGGTGTGGATGAAGCCACCATCATTGACATCTTGACTAAAAGAACAAATGCTCAGCGTCAGCAGATCAAAGCTGCCTATCAGCAGACTAAAGGAAAGGTAAGGTATATTCAAGCCAATCTTAAATTTTCACCCAGAATATATATGTTTCTCCTGGCTCAAATGGTATATGTGAGTAAAGATAGAATACTGAATAGGATAGGAGAGTTGTAGGACCTTAACACTGTTCCCCAAGTATGCCGACACTGGTATAGGGAGGGGCTTCCAGTGTTCTCCCACCTCTAAGTAGTAAAACTGCTCGTCCCTGGAATTGAGAAGCTTGGAAGTTACTACATGTTTCTGCAAAGTGTTTAAATTGCTCTTACTCTTCTCAGATAAAGATTTTCTCCATTTGGACCTGTAACTCCAAATTGAAATTAGTTTCACAGTTGGCATACCAGACATAGTGAGCATTTGTTCCTTGGACAGGGATTCCTTTGAGGGTAACTTTTAAAGGCCAACTTATAAAGTAAGTCTAATGTCTGACTTTAGCCTAACTTTCCCGTTTATGTTCAGGAAACCTCACCTGTGATTTTCACAACCCTCTCCTCCCTCAGAGGAAGCTCCAGCTTtgcaattatatttttaaaataattgtagtAAATGTATAATGTCAAAAGGTTCAAGAACAATAATGTTAGATTATCAGATACCTTAGTTCCTAGCACACCGTCCATAAGCAGAACAAAACTAACTATGGACATAGTgcttatttctgaaataaactcATTGGTTTAGCTATCCTCACAAAGCAGGTTGACATTCTCACTCTTACAGCTACAACCTGGACACAAACAGAATAAGAGTACTGAACATTTTTGCATAGGTGGCAGAATAAAGCagacttaatttttcttttttcaccccTCTTAAATTTAGGTCAAATTGGAATATAGATCATATCTTCAGGACTTGTGGTTTTGTTTAGGGTGTTTTACATATTTTCACTTCAAACTCTGTATCCATCATGCAATAAATGATGAATTCAAATGTTACTCAGATAAGCAACTCAGTCGTAACTGTAAGAACAATATGGCATTATCTTTTCTTGAAGAACAAGCAGACTATTTTGAGTCTTCTTCTCATGCTGTAAATGGTTCAATATACCTGAACTAGGTGAACTGCAATGTGTGAAGGCACTCCTGAGTATTCACTGAAAAACCCTGCCTGATGATTTGGTTAACATAAAGGTGACCAATTTGAAACTTGAAGTAGGGCTTCATAATTCTTACCATTATAGATAAAGGAATGATGTAAACTAAGAATGATCACAGGTCAGACTAATTTTTGGACTGCAGCCGAATAGCAGCTACACTTTTACTTTCTTATTCTTCCTGAAACAGAGTCTAGAAGATGCTTTGAAAAAGGCTCTGAAAAGCCACCTCGAGGATGTTGTTGTGGCTTTGCTCAAAACTCCAGCTCAATTTGATGCTGAAGAATTAAGAGCCTCTATGAAGGTAAGGCAAAATCTTCAGAGAAGAACTTTCGTAGAGAGCATCAGTAATTATCAAGGCCTGTAAATGACACTGGACACAGATTTCAAGGCTTGTGTATTATCTTTatttaaacttcattttgtAAAATAAGTCTGTATTGGTAATTCAGTTTATGAGAACAAGACCCGGTAATCTCTGCTGAATTTCAGAGCTGGGGATTCTTTTGTGAGAATGAActctttctgccttttgaaAACTGGTTGCTAATGGGAGCATAGTGTTTACATACATGTTTACATAAgagaaaaaaggggaggaagtatttttcttcaaagatttTACATTCCTATCTTTTATGTGCACAGTTTGATCCTTTTAGCACTTCTTTTGGGGACCAGTATATTAAATGTGATAAGAATTTAATTCCAAAAGAGCTGAAATTACAATATTATATGGAAGCatactgtttttaatttttctcattccaTGTGGTGCCTTCAAAGCCAAGCCAATGATTTACGTCTTACTTCTGTTACGAATTTAAGCTTGCTCTATTGGATAACATCTCTAAAATTCAATCACTTTTATCAGGGGCTTGGAACTGATGAAGATACCTTGATTGAGATTCTGGCCTCAAGAACCAACCAAGAGATCAAAGAAGCCAACAGATACTACAAAGAAGGTAATTCAGAGCAAGAAAGAAGTATTAACATTATAACCCTGTAGCCAACACGTTAGAGTCACTGCCTCACCTCTTAAAATAAGGAGCTGAGAAGAGTATAGGAGGCAAATGAAGCTTCACAGAAAATTGACAGAGTTGCTGGGGAGGGAGGTCACGGTGACTTTTGCTGACCTATGTAGATCCCAGTAGTGCAGGAAAAGATACATCACCACTGCTGGAATTGTGGGTGTTTCATGGACTGAGTCACACATTTATATGCTTTCTAGGATGCATgcaaaacaaagctgcttttcttcccctgtaACTAAACCTTGGCTGACATTTTAAGATAAAAGGATAGACTTGAAAAAGGAATCTTACTGAGTTAGCAACAGAGACATGTTAGCAGTAGGAGGAACAGTGTACTACAGggggaaaatatttgaagaaattacTAATATGTAGTGTGGTGTCTCTCTTATATGTCGAGTTTACTGTGTTTTCtaattaaatccttttttctGAGATGATGAGGTAACTTTGACCAAGACATTTCTTCTTAGATGCTCATATTAATAGCTTGAGTTTTTGGAAAAGTTTTGTGTTTGAGTACAGTACTGATAAGGACAGCCAcaaataagaatgaaaaagaaaaagggtcagaaaaaggtttttgtATTTCACAAGCAGAAACCCAAGACAATGCTACCTATAAGGCCTTAGAGGAtatttttcagcacattttgGGTTTAACCTCCAATTTCACAGCACATCTCACAGGATTTAGAGgatatgttaaaaataaactccttCACTTGAAATCAAATGAGAAAAAGTATGAAAACTACATTTCTAGTGGACATATTTAAGTGGGAAATTAGGAAAAGACTCAAAAAGatcacagaaaggtttggaagggcctttaaaaattatctaGTCAACTTAGTTGATACAATACAAACTATGATTTGATTTCAGTGCTGAAGAGAGATCTGACACAAGACATCATCTCTGACACATCTGGAGACTTTCAAAAGGCTTTGGTTGCTCTTGCCAAGGTATGCTATGCTTAAGCATTTTGAGTGGCAATATCTATTATCAAAAATCAATGTTGTCAAGGCTATTTTAGAGAGACGTGCAATAAATAAAGATTTAggtaatatttatttctttgcattgcttttttttcactttcacatCCTTGACCATTATAAACTGTTCTTAATCAAACTGTAGTAAGATTTTATCtcaaatgccttttaaaaaacttcATTGTTTATTGGGaaacatatttcctttttatcagTTACACtttcaagactttttttgtGCTATCTTTAAGTACTAGAAAAAGTAACAGGCATAATGTCATGTCAATGGactagaaatagaaaaagaagaaatgcttaaaattagtgaaataaacttttttttcctgttaagaTATGTTTCTAGTAGGTAGATGATGGGACAAAGCCAGGGAGTTATCAAACACTGGACCTCCCCAATAAAAAGACCCTTTTAAAAtgactaaatattttatttttgagtatATGTATATGAAGCTTGTACTTACACACAGGATGATTTTTTAGTACATCCATGTACATGGTTTGGATTTTCAGTTTTAACTTTCAAATCAGCTTGAAAGGTGTCGATTGAACGATCATCAGGGAGCAAGTCACAGGTTAGAAGCCTGTAGTTTCATGTCAAGAAACAAATACTTCCTGTGGATTTTTAGGTAGGAATTAAGAAATAAGTTGCTGGTGGCTGTAGAAGTATGTTCTCTGGTTACAAATGCAACAGTTTTATTCACAGAATGTTTGACATAACTGCACCTATTTCCAGTTATATATTAGTTTGAGTGGTACTGCACAACTCTAAACTGTTGAGCTTTAGTGAACTGAATGATTGTGAGTAAcagtgaaattttatttatttctttatgtaGGCTGATCGATGTGAAAATCCTCATGTGAATGATGAACTTGCTGACAATGATGCCAGGGTAAGGTCATACTTGGCACTTTGCAGTTCTTCTGACTTACTTGAGATTGCGCTGGCTGAATCCTGTATATTGCAGACCTAACAGAGATTTCAGTGTGATACAGCAGTCATTTCTGAGGAGATAGTGTTTTACAAAGTTCATGTAAGTTCATTATATGAAGGAAATTAGATCTTCACCCTAATATTTAccttcagaaacatttctgcaagACCTCATCTAGTTCATGTGAAGCATGCAGACTATTTGAAGTACAGGTCACAAGTAGAAGAGTCAGACCCAGTCTTTCTTCTGTTTATGAAACAGTTCTTGAATTAAGGAACAAGGGTGTGCTCATCTATGTGCAGAATTAGCTACCCTACATTTACCAGTGTGAACTCTGCAGTGTATCAGATATAGCTATTGCTTTACAATGAAGAACATTTTAAGATTATTGGTAAACCTCAcagttattttcttaataattctaaaataaacatctgatctttttcttatttctttcaaCATTAGTGGCACTATTTTTGATAAAATCTTGATAAAACTTAGCAGTCTTTCCTGAGTTTTCACCTATAAAATGTTACATCACAGTTACAATCTACATTTAGATTACTTCCaattgagttttaaaaaaaatccagcaaagaCTAGGCCATTGAGAAATACTGCTTTAATTCCTAGTACATAAGGAGTTCAGTTCTGTTATCTGCCCTGGATATGAAAGTAAACTAATACTTTGTCTGAGCTCAAAAGTTCGCACTGTTTATCTTGATGCAGAGTGTTAAATCTTCGAGCTGTGTGGAGGTCTTTAATTATTACTCCTAGAGAGGTTGGAGGAAGTGACGAAAATGGAGGAGATCGATAAGGTTTTTACTTTACTGGAAGTAAAAGTCACTCCTGGAAAGATGAGGAAGTACTTGGTACATAGGCTTCTCCTGAATATTGGACCAGTTTGTTGCAGAAACAGTTTTGTCAGTCTTAAGAAAGCCTATGAGTCTTGAACTTCCATGCAGACTGCTATCGCGacatgaaaaataacttcattcaAAAATGTAGTATACCCAGAAAAGCTAGATGATGATCACGAAATGTctgaaaatatgctttttaGCTGCATAGTGTTTGCTACGTACTATTATGACATAAGTGAAGTATGAAGCATTATTTGACAGAGCTGGAGTTAGTCTGAGGTAGGGTAGAGTTTTGATCTGGATTGTGTCAAGGGACAGTGTTCATTACTAACAAGCAATGGCCCTGAAAGGTACAGTATTCCTGTTTGAGTTTTACTATTCCCATATTGACTTTGCcaccttcttttctttatgaCAGGCCTTGTAtgaagcaggagagaaaaggaaaggaacagatACTGGTGTGTTTGTTACTATTCTTACTACAAGAAGCTACCCACATCTTCGAAGGGGTATGTTGAACAAAGCTTCATGCTTCTCTGGGATGATTTTTGAACGTGGCCTGCTCATGAATTCAGAGACTATACAGGTTATCAAGACATGACCCCAATTGGAAGCATGCTTGCTTACTAGGGGTGTGGTtggcagcctggctgctctttCCATAGTAGAGATGAGCAATATTATTTAGGCTGTTAACAAAACTGAAGTCTCAGCTGGGTTGTGATCACAACACCAAGGAATCAGAGTGGAAGAGGTTCTGAGAGGTCCCCAAAATTGCCTTGGTTTTTAGCCAGGTTGCCCTAGACAGAGGGCTGTCACACAACGTCACAGGCTCTGGTGTAGTCAGTTGGCCACCTCTACCCCTGCCGATGGGAAATGAACCCTTCCATCCTAACAAAGTCCCGTTCCGTACGCTGACTCCACCAGTCCGTGCAGTAACGCTGCTCCACATTGTGCTGTCTgaagaaagtgagaaagagGACCCACAAACagtcctctgctgcagcagtgaggacAGAATAAGGCAGAGACAATGCAGGGAGaatactgttttcttcccttatttAGTCTTTCAGAAGTACACCAAATACAGCAAGCATGACATGAACAAGGTACTGGATTTGGAGCTGAA encodes:
- the ANXA1 gene encoding annexin A1, with the protein product MAMVSEFLKQAWFMDNQEQECIKSSKGGHGVQSYPNFDPSADVAALDRAITVKGVDEATIIDILTKRTNAQRQQIKAAYQQTKGKSLEDALKKALKSHLEDVVVALLKTPAQFDAEELRASMKGLGTDEDTLIEILASRTNQEIKEANRYYKEVLKRDLTQDIISDTSGDFQKALVALAKADRCENPHVNDELADNDARALYEAGEKRKGTDTGVFVTILTTRSYPHLRRVFQKYTKYSKHDMNKVLDLELKGDIENCLTALVKCATSKPAFFAEKLHLAMKGAGTRHKDLIRIMVSRHEVDMNEIKGYYKSLYGISLRQAIMDELKGDYETILVALCGSDN